The following proteins are encoded in a genomic region of Streptomyces lunaelactis:
- a CDS encoding serine/threonine-protein kinase, whose product MLPSDEQRLIAGRYLLTERLGSGGMGTVWRATDRLLERTVAVKELLLGGEGEEPAAQLRRVLREARTIARVSHPNVVDIYDLVDFENRLWIVMELVDGPSLAHHLASVGPMSPSQAAGVGLQLLDALEAVHAVGALHRDVKPANVLLRRDGSVVLCDFGIAALADGEPLTTAGGLVGSFEFIAPERLHGQPVGPPSDLFSVGTTLCVLVSGRSPFVRPEPAAVLHAVANERREIPESTGSLQPLIESLLHKDPSKRPSIAEAAHALRSVHALEPDTPQKTLRAPTIHPRRPRRWIRWAVPLIAALLLTAGGATAFLVRHGPNQSRGEPGPAHAKQPSVNDAVMQTPDDRNQYWVFSGDQYVLIEVSDGQHADKRILGPRPLANWASNFQ is encoded by the coding sequence GTGCTTCCCAGTGATGAGCAGCGGCTGATCGCCGGCCGGTACCTTCTCACTGAACGGCTGGGCAGCGGCGGCATGGGCACGGTCTGGCGCGCCACGGACCGGCTGCTGGAGCGCACGGTCGCGGTCAAGGAGCTTCTTCTCGGGGGCGAGGGCGAGGAGCCCGCCGCCCAGCTGCGCCGGGTGTTGCGGGAGGCCCGTACGATCGCCCGCGTCTCCCACCCCAACGTGGTGGACATCTACGACCTGGTCGACTTCGAGAACCGGCTGTGGATCGTGATGGAACTCGTGGACGGCCCGTCGCTCGCCCATCACCTTGCCTCTGTCGGCCCGATGTCTCCGTCCCAGGCCGCCGGGGTTGGTCTGCAACTCCTCGACGCCTTGGAGGCAGTGCACGCGGTCGGCGCCCTGCACAGGGATGTGAAGCCGGCCAACGTCCTCCTGCGCCGCGACGGCAGCGTTGTGCTATGCGATTTCGGCATCGCGGCCTTGGCCGACGGTGAACCGCTGACCACCGCCGGCGGGCTGGTCGGTTCCTTCGAGTTCATCGCCCCCGAACGGCTGCACGGCCAGCCGGTGGGCCCACCCAGCGACCTGTTCTCGGTGGGCACCACATTGTGCGTGCTGGTCTCCGGCCGCTCCCCGTTCGTCCGACCGGAGCCCGCCGCCGTCCTGCACGCCGTGGCCAACGAGCGACGTGAGATTCCGGAGAGTACGGGCAGCCTGCAACCGCTCATCGAGAGCCTATTGCACAAGGATCCCAGCAAGCGTCCCTCGATAGCGGAGGCGGCCCACGCGCTGCGATCGGTACACGCCCTGGAGCCGGATACGCCTCAGAAGACCCTGCGGGCTCCCACCATCCACCCGCGCCGTCCCCGTCGGTGGATACGCTGGGCGGTGCCGCTGATCGCCGCTCTGCTGCTGACGGCTGGTGGTGCCACCGCATTTCTGGTGAGGCATGGGCCCAATCAGTCCCGTGGTGAGCCTGGCCCGGCGCACGCCAAGCAACCGTCGGTGAATGATGCTGTGATGCAGACGCCTGATGACAGGAATCAGTATTGGGTGTTCTCCGGGGATCAGTACGTCCTTATCGAGGTCAGTGACGGCCAGCACGCCGACAAGCGAATCCTCGGACCCCGCCCACTCGCCAACTGGGCCAGCAACTTCCAGTGA
- a CDS encoding RNA polymerase sigma factor translates to MPVDNAVSQSDAELTAALRELASDAPVEELYRRHRTAVLSYARRCCRDPHTAEDLVSEAFARTLQAVRSGGGPEAAWLPYLRTVVRRIAVDWAGTARRTELSADFEHWLANLPDTPQTEGGEERILRLEDTSIVLRAFRSLPERWQAVLWHTVVEEEPATQVGPLLGVGASGVGSLASRAREGLREAYLAAHAESASVSEECRHYGSLLGAVVRRTGCRPNKDLDRHLAQCTHCRSALIDLTDLNQRLGSALSAGSCCGAAQRTWRPNGRRPRERR, encoded by the coding sequence ATGCCCGTTGATAATGCTGTCTCCCAGTCCGACGCCGAACTCACCGCTGCACTCAGGGAGTTAGCGTCCGATGCCCCGGTGGAGGAGCTGTACCGGCGACACCGTACGGCGGTTCTCTCCTACGCTCGTAGGTGCTGCCGTGATCCGCACACTGCCGAGGACCTGGTTTCGGAAGCCTTCGCCCGCACGCTGCAGGCGGTGCGGTCCGGCGGCGGTCCGGAAGCCGCCTGGCTCCCGTACCTGCGCACCGTCGTCCGCCGTATCGCCGTCGACTGGGCGGGCACGGCCCGCCGTACCGAGCTGTCGGCCGACTTCGAGCACTGGCTCGCCAACCTGCCCGACACCCCCCAGACGGAGGGCGGCGAGGAGCGGATACTGCGCTTGGAGGACACCTCTATTGTCCTGCGCGCGTTCCGCTCGCTGCCCGAGCGGTGGCAGGCCGTCTTATGGCACACCGTCGTCGAGGAGGAACCCGCCACGCAGGTCGGCCCGCTGCTGGGCGTGGGCGCGAGCGGTGTCGGCTCGCTGGCGTCCCGGGCCAGGGAAGGGCTGCGCGAGGCCTACCTGGCCGCGCATGCCGAAAGCGCCTCCGTGAGCGAGGAGTGCCGCCACTACGGCTCCCTGCTCGGGGCCGTCGTGCGCCGCACCGGCTGCCGGCCGAACAAGGACCTCGACCGGCACCTCGCGCAGTGCACGCACTGCCGCAGCGCGCTGATCGACCTCACCGACCTCAACCAACGACTGGGCTCGGCACTGTCGGCCGGGTCCTGCTGCGGGGCGGCTCAGCGTACGTGGCGGCCCAATGGCCGACGCCCGCGCGAGCGCCGCTGA
- a CDS encoding galactose oxidase-like domain-containing protein — MTGFRPSAPGANAYELQIPADPGVTLPGPYMPFALNKQGVPSKAALLTINEGVAHINSVTK, encoded by the coding sequence ATCACCGGCTTCCGACCTTCCGCGCCTGGCGCCAACGCATACGAACTCCAGATCCCGGCCGACCCCGGAGTCACGCTGCCAGGCCCATACATGCCTTTCGCGCTCAACAAGCAGGGCGTCCCCAGCAAAGCCGCACTCCTCACCATCAATGAGGGCGTCGCACACATCAACTCCGTGACGAAGTGA
- a CDS encoding aldo/keto reductase family oxidoreductase has product MSTPSLSLPGGIWTLGDLTVTRFGYGAMQLAGPWVMGPPADREGALAVLREAVDLGITHIDTSDAYGPRVTNELICEALHPYPESLHIVTKVGATRDEQGGWPTARRPEDLRRQVHDNLKSLRLDVLDLVNLRLGNAEGPQPGSLAEAFETLVELQQQGLIRHLGVSNATEEQVIEAQSIAPIVCVQNMYNLAHRHDDKLIDRLATDGVAYVPFFPLGGFTPLQSSALSAVAARLEATQMSVALAWLLQRSPNILLIPGTSSTAHLRENIAGAGLSLSHEDLTELDDIGR; this is encoded by the coding sequence ATGAGCACACCCTCCCTCTCTCTTCCCGGCGGCATCTGGACTCTGGGTGACCTGACCGTCACCCGGTTCGGCTACGGCGCCATGCAACTGGCCGGCCCGTGGGTTATGGGGCCGCCCGCCGATCGCGAGGGTGCCCTGGCCGTGCTGCGTGAAGCGGTCGACCTTGGTATCACCCACATTGACACCAGCGACGCCTACGGGCCGCGGGTCACCAACGAGTTGATCTGCGAGGCACTGCACCCCTATCCCGAGTCGCTGCACATCGTGACCAAGGTGGGCGCGACCCGCGACGAACAGGGTGGCTGGCCCACGGCCCGGCGACCCGAAGATCTGCGTCGCCAGGTCCACGACAATCTCAAGTCCCTCCGGCTCGACGTACTCGACCTGGTCAACCTCCGACTCGGCAACGCCGAAGGTCCCCAGCCCGGCTCGCTCGCCGAGGCGTTCGAGACGCTCGTGGAACTCCAGCAGCAGGGCCTGATCCGCCACCTCGGGGTCAGCAACGCCACCGAGGAGCAGGTCATCGAGGCACAGAGCATCGCGCCGATCGTGTGCGTGCAGAACATGTACAACCTCGCCCACCGCCACGACGACAAGCTCATCGACCGGCTCGCCACCGACGGCGTCGCGTACGTGCCCTTCTTCCCCCTCGGGGGCTTTACCCCGCTTCAGTCCTCGGCGCTCTCGGCGGTCGCCGCTCGACTGGAGGCGACACAGATGTCCGTCGCACTGGCCTGGCTGCTGCAGCGATCACCGAACATCCTGCTCATCCCCGGCACGTCATCGACAGCGCACCTGCGCGAGAACATCGCCGGCGCGGGACTCTCCCTCTCTCATGAGGACTTGACCGAGCTGGACGACATCGGCCGCTGA
- a CDS encoding sigma factor, whose product MELGRLGCSMVDKQDGPSIGAELVAVSRSPGSDAAVEELHQQHREPVLSYAYTCCHDPQGAEDLTSEVFAHALRAARSGNSPTLAWRPYLLAVVRRTAAGWAGTDRRAELSPDFREWLTTSHGGLAGSDAEPESIRERMLRLEDDSPVLRAFRSLPERWQAVLWHTEVERDAASSVGRLLGVDENGVDPLVSRAAQGLRHAYLATHEENSPTDECRRYGPMLGAVARRAGRRTTEDLGRHLSQCYDCRQALVELTAIDEQLRFILPVGVLLWAGAAYAGSRMVEACQSAADGTAPPAAPADRIVVDDAGDRWPWAPGSRLRSGVIAGGIVTAVGLAILILLMVPQGQDEAPSASRVEAEWTPPGFVAPAPTVSPTLQPSPTASSRRATPPPVASATASSRPGAAHRPPLGPVTWSGALRNAGVTAQCVEPDGTAVVQNPCKGSRTQVWQTVSFKEKPGYSPLRNAASGECIDYHRGVQRLQDNALHIAVGMRPCRTDGEGQLFRFDPWWGENDGSYLVRAERKAGKPWHEMQFGMLDWWEGNDPPPDADAPIVLTYHYYSSPRLRYRLWGP is encoded by the coding sequence ATGGAACTTGGAAGGCTTGGCTGCTCCATGGTCGACAAGCAGGACGGACCGTCCATCGGCGCCGAACTCGTCGCTGTTTCGAGGAGCCCTGGATCCGACGCCGCGGTGGAGGAGTTGCACCAGCAGCATCGTGAGCCGGTGCTCTCGTACGCGTACACCTGCTGCCATGATCCGCAGGGCGCCGAGGATCTCACCTCGGAAGTATTCGCCCACGCGCTGCGAGCCGCCCGGTCCGGCAACAGTCCCACGCTCGCCTGGCGCCCGTATCTGCTCGCCGTCGTCCGGCGCACCGCTGCCGGCTGGGCAGGCACAGACCGCCGCGCCGAGTTGTCCCCCGACTTCCGGGAGTGGCTGACCACCTCACACGGCGGCCTGGCCGGCAGCGACGCGGAGCCCGAGAGCATTCGGGAACGGATGCTCCGCCTTGAGGACGACAGCCCCGTCCTCAGGGCGTTTCGCTCCCTGCCCGAGCGCTGGCAGGCCGTCCTGTGGCACACCGAGGTGGAGCGGGATGCGGCCTCGTCGGTCGGCCGCCTGCTCGGTGTGGACGAGAACGGCGTCGATCCGCTCGTGTCGCGAGCCGCGCAAGGGCTCCGGCATGCCTACCTGGCCACCCACGAAGAAAACTCCCCTACGGACGAATGCCGCCGCTACGGCCCGATGCTCGGCGCCGTCGCACGCCGGGCGGGACGCCGCACAACCGAGGACCTGGGCCGGCATCTTTCGCAGTGCTACGACTGCCGCCAGGCGCTGGTCGAGCTCACCGCGATCGACGAGCAGCTCCGCTTCATCCTGCCGGTCGGGGTCCTGCTGTGGGCCGGCGCGGCTTATGCAGGGTCCCGGATGGTAGAGGCCTGTCAGAGCGCCGCCGACGGGACTGCACCGCCCGCTGCACCTGCCGACCGGATTGTGGTGGACGACGCTGGGGACCGGTGGCCATGGGCCCCGGGCTCACGGCTTCGCTCCGGGGTGATCGCCGGTGGCATCGTCACCGCCGTCGGGCTCGCGATCCTCATCCTGTTGATGGTCCCGCAAGGTCAGGACGAAGCACCCTCGGCCTCGCGGGTGGAGGCAGAATGGACGCCACCGGGGTTCGTCGCCCCTGCGCCGACTGTCAGCCCCACGCTACAGCCGTCCCCCACCGCATCATCGCGCCGAGCCACACCGCCCCCCGTGGCATCGGCCACGGCATCCTCCAGACCAGGCGCCGCCCACAGACCTCCGCTCGGGCCGGTCACATGGTCGGGCGCTCTGCGCAACGCGGGAGTCACCGCCCAGTGCGTCGAGCCCGACGGCACGGCCGTGGTCCAAAACCCGTGCAAGGGCAGCAGGACCCAGGTCTGGCAGACCGTGTCGTTCAAGGAGAAGCCGGGCTACAGCCCCCTGCGCAACGCCGCCAGCGGTGAGTGCATCGACTATCACAGAGGCGTCCAGCGGTTGCAGGACAACGCCCTCCACATCGCCGTCGGAATGCGCCCCTGCCGCACCGACGGCGAAGGGCAACTGTTCCGCTTCGACCCGTGGTGGGGCGAGAACGACGGCAGCTACCTGGTACGCGCCGAACGCAAGGCCGGCAAGCCCTGGCACGAAATGCAATTCGGCATGCTCGACTGGTGGGAAGGAAACGACCCGCCGCCCGACGCGGACGCCCCCATCGTGCTCACCTACCACTACTACAGCTCCCCACGGCTCCGCTACCGGCTCTGGGGTCCGTGA
- a CDS encoding S8 family peptidase encodes MASALGVALLGGAAVANAMAGDESPSAVPMAPASPQAAPSAGQSDALIVGYKSKAAGARSDTAVREDTQAVAAQTDEKLSFDRRLGTGTVLVDLGEKQPAKDVAEVMDQFRADPDVAFVVPDRTVQAAAIAAPSNPNDPRLGEQWELTEAQAGMNVRDAWRTSTGRGVTVAVLDTGIAAHSDLAANTVAGYDFITDAFTAKDGGGRDNDASDPGDASKQGECKDPLGNPLPAAPSSWHGTHVAGTVAAVADNGKGVVGVAHGARVQPVRVLGRCGGSTSDIIDAITWASGGAVPGVPANGTPAQVINMSLGGGGACDPATQGAIDGAVQRGTTVVVAAGNESSDAANSSPASCNNVITVAATNRAGDKAGYSNFGNAVDISAPGGETSPNSADGILSTLNSGTDAPAAESFAFYQGTSMAAPHIAGLAALLKAARPALAPAEIERAIKDNARPLPGACAGGCGSGLADAARTVASAAGGAAPAEDPASPPAEDD; translated from the coding sequence GTGGCCTCCGCCCTGGGCGTCGCGCTTCTCGGCGGCGCGGCCGTGGCCAACGCCATGGCGGGAGACGAGTCCCCTTCGGCAGTTCCCATGGCGCCCGCCTCACCGCAGGCCGCGCCGTCGGCTGGGCAGTCCGACGCTCTGATCGTCGGCTACAAGTCGAAGGCGGCCGGGGCGCGTTCGGACACGGCGGTACGCGAGGACACCCAGGCGGTGGCCGCACAGACCGACGAGAAGCTGTCGTTCGACCGCCGTCTGGGCACCGGTACGGTGCTGGTGGACCTAGGTGAAAAACAGCCGGCCAAGGACGTCGCCGAGGTGATGGACCAGTTCCGGGCCGACCCGGACGTGGCTTTCGTCGTCCCGGACCGCACAGTGCAGGCCGCGGCGATCGCCGCACCCAGCAACCCCAACGACCCGCGCCTGGGCGAGCAGTGGGAACTGACCGAGGCCCAAGCGGGCATGAATGTGCGTGACGCGTGGCGTACGTCCACCGGCCGGGGGGTGACGGTCGCGGTCCTTGACACGGGTATCGCCGCGCACTCCGACTTGGCCGCCAACACCGTCGCCGGGTACGACTTCATCACCGACGCGTTCACGGCGAAGGACGGCGGCGGCCGCGACAACGACGCCTCCGACCCGGGTGACGCCAGCAAACAGGGTGAGTGCAAAGACCCCCTGGGGAACCCCTTGCCGGCGGCGCCCTCCTCCTGGCACGGCACTCATGTCGCAGGCACCGTGGCCGCCGTGGCCGACAACGGCAAGGGTGTCGTAGGCGTCGCCCACGGCGCGAGGGTGCAGCCGGTGCGGGTGCTGGGCCGCTGCGGCGGGTCGACCTCCGACATCATCGACGCCATCACCTGGGCCTCCGGCGGAGCCGTCCCTGGCGTACCCGCCAACGGGACCCCGGCACAGGTCATCAACATGAGTCTGGGCGGCGGGGGAGCCTGCGACCCGGCGACGCAGGGCGCCATCGACGGCGCCGTCCAGCGCGGCACCACCGTCGTCGTTGCCGCCGGCAACGAATCCAGCGATGCCGCCAATTCCTCCCCCGCCAGCTGCAACAACGTCATCACCGTCGCTGCCACCAACCGCGCCGGTGACAAGGCCGGATACTCCAACTTCGGCAATGCCGTGGACATCTCGGCACCCGGCGGTGAGACGTCGCCGAACTCCGCCGACGGCATCCTGTCTACCCTGAACTCCGGCACCGACGCGCCCGCCGCCGAGAGCTTCGCGTTCTACCAGGGCACCAGCATGGCCGCCCCGCACATCGCCGGCCTGGCCGCCCTGCTGAAGGCTGCCAGGCCCGCGCTCGCGCCAGCCGAGATCGAGAGGGCCATCAAGGACAACGCGCGCCCCCTGCCCGGCGCGTGTGCGGGCGGTTGCGGCAGCGGGCTCGCCGACGCCGCCAGGACCGTCGCCAGCGCCGCGGGGGGCGCCGCTCCCGCGGAGGATCCGGCGTCGCCGCCGGCAGAAGACGACTAG
- a CDS encoding TetR-like C-terminal domain-containing protein: MAAGELAVTSGMRLREFSCPLNIEVAAPRPDRQPATVELQAIAKYGFARQTAAQHPVLRSLDLYRRTERAAVVARSGRALWARRAELFIVDSVDTARMRLSGYLETTDPFAELHQRGAAYIRFGLDHPLRYRLVATGPATAATQQVADACFRFLRDTVQQCVDVGILHGDVTR; the protein is encoded by the coding sequence ATGGCCGCCGGCGAGCTCGCGGTCACCAGCGGGATGAGGCTGCGGGAGTTCAGCTGCCCGCTGAACATCGAGGTGGCCGCCCCGCGCCCGGACCGGCAGCCCGCCACGGTCGAGCTGCAGGCGATCGCGAAATACGGGTTCGCCCGCCAGACGGCCGCCCAGCATCCGGTGCTGCGGTCGCTGGATCTGTACCGGCGCACCGAGCGGGCCGCCGTGGTGGCCCGCAGCGGGCGCGCCTTGTGGGCGAGGCGGGCGGAGCTGTTCATCGTCGACTCGGTGGATACGGCGCGGATGCGGCTGTCCGGGTATCTCGAGACCACCGACCCGTTCGCCGAACTCCACCAGCGCGGTGCCGCCTACATCAGGTTCGGGCTCGACCACCCTCTGCGCTACCGCCTGGTCGCCACCGGACCTGCGACCGCCGCCACCCAACAGGTCGCCGACGCCTGCTTCCGATTCCTTCGGGACACAGTGCAGCAATGCGTTGACGTCGGCATCCTCCACGGCGACGTCACGCGCTGA
- a CDS encoding ATP-binding protein, whose translation MATTDHPRRVFIDRPRPILAKPPDRIRRLAFRLTRSTHAAVPDLRRFARATARRWAVPEDPCDTLALVVSELVTNVVLHSGSPNVALLITFDGVALTVEVTDNGRWPESDARTPALAQRASFGRGLELVRACTSRCTVLPTIAGTRVTTRIPVT comes from the coding sequence ATGGCCACCACTGACCACCCTCGCCGAGTGTTCATCGACCGCCCTCGACCGATCCTCGCGAAGCCGCCCGATCGGATACGGCGTCTGGCGTTCCGCCTCACCCGGTCGACGCACGCCGCCGTGCCGGACTTACGGCGATTCGCGCGCGCCACCGCCCGACGGTGGGCGGTTCCCGAGGACCCGTGCGACACGCTGGCGCTCGTCGTCAGTGAACTGGTCACCAATGTCGTGCTCCACAGCGGCAGCCCGAACGTCGCGCTGCTGATCACCTTCGACGGCGTCGCCTTGACCGTCGAAGTCACCGACAACGGACGGTGGCCGGAGAGTGACGCCCGGACCCCGGCATTGGCACAGCGCGCGTCCTTCGGGCGAGGACTGGAACTGGTCAGGGCGTGCACCAGCCGGTGCACGGTCCTGCCCACCATCGCCGGCACCCGGGTGACGACCCGCATCCCCGTCACTTAG
- a CDS encoding winged helix-turn-helix transcriptional regulator produces MKAAQKRAQAKVEYNAFLAACPSRQLLDRISDKWVVLILCALGGDNSPGQPGAAHADAPKAMRYSEISRLLAGVSQKMLTQTLRSLEHDGLLTRTVTPTVPVTVSYELTDLGLSLHHMTRGLRNWAQTHMAEVLANRENYDARTS; encoded by the coding sequence ATGAAGGCGGCCCAGAAGAGGGCTCAGGCCAAGGTGGAGTACAACGCGTTCCTGGCAGCATGCCCCAGCCGGCAGCTGCTCGACCGAATCTCGGACAAGTGGGTCGTCCTGATCCTGTGTGCGCTGGGCGGCGACAACAGCCCCGGCCAGCCCGGTGCAGCACACGCAGACGCTCCGAAGGCGATGCGTTACTCCGAGATCTCTCGTCTTCTGGCCGGGGTCAGCCAGAAGATGCTGACCCAGACGCTGCGGTCGCTGGAGCACGATGGTCTGCTCACCCGTACCGTGACGCCAACCGTCCCTGTCACCGTCTCCTACGAGCTGACCGACCTCGGCCTCTCGCTCCACCACATGACGCGCGGGCTCAGAAACTGGGCGCAGACACACATGGCCGAGGTCCTCGCAAACCGCGAGAACTACGACGCTCGCACCTCCTGA
- a CDS encoding ISL3 family transposase — MTTFCRLDELGLEVTGQRLAPDRAVLACRVVESDQWCRRCGCEGTPRDTVTRRLAHEPLGWRPTILHVTIRRYRCIDCGHVWRQDTTKAAEPWAKLSRRGLRWALEAIVCQHLTIARVAEGLGVAWNTANDAVLAEGKRVLIDDTGRFDDVTAIGVDEHVWRHTRRGDKYVTVIIDLTGNRDGTGPARLLGMVEGRSKQAFKAWLAEREESWRNRVEVVAMDGFTGFKTAVSEELPDAVAVMDPFHVVRLAGDALDRCRRRVQLAIHGHRGRKSDPLYTARRTLHTGADLLTDKQKDRLAALFASDAHVEVEATWGVYQRMNAAYREPDRSKGRELMVKLIESVSQGVPSALSEIITLGRTLKKRATDVLAYFERPGTSNGPTEAINGRLEHLRGSALGFRNLTNYIARSLLETGGFRPRLHPGL, encoded by the coding sequence ATGACTACGTTCTGCCGCCTTGACGAGCTCGGGCTCGAAGTCACCGGTCAGCGACTCGCCCCGGATCGTGCGGTTCTCGCGTGCCGGGTCGTCGAGTCCGATCAGTGGTGCCGCCGCTGCGGTTGCGAAGGCACACCGCGTGACACCGTGACCCGGCGGCTGGCGCACGAGCCACTCGGCTGGCGGCCCACGATCCTTCACGTCACGATCCGCCGCTACCGCTGCATCGACTGTGGGCACGTGTGGCGGCAAGACACCACCAAGGCGGCTGAGCCGTGGGCGAAGCTCTCGCGCCGCGGGCTGCGGTGGGCGCTTGAAGCCATCGTCTGCCAGCACCTCACCATCGCTCGTGTCGCCGAAGGGCTCGGGGTCGCCTGGAACACCGCCAACGATGCCGTTCTGGCCGAGGGCAAGCGTGTCCTCATCGACGACACCGGTCGGTTCGACGACGTCACCGCGATCGGCGTCGACGAGCATGTGTGGCGCCACACCAGGCGTGGCGACAAGTACGTCACCGTGATCATTGACCTGACCGGCAACCGCGACGGTACCGGCCCTGCCCGGCTGCTCGGCATGGTCGAAGGCCGCTCCAAGCAGGCTTTCAAGGCCTGGCTCGCCGAACGCGAAGAGTCCTGGCGCAACCGCGTCGAGGTCGTCGCGATGGACGGTTTCACAGGGTTCAAGACCGCCGTCAGCGAGGAACTACCCGACGCGGTCGCGGTCATGGACCCATTCCACGTCGTGCGTCTGGCCGGCGACGCACTCGACCGATGCCGCCGACGTGTCCAACTGGCCATCCACGGGCACCGCGGACGCAAGAGCGACCCGCTCTATACCGCACGGCGAACCCTCCACACCGGCGCTGACCTGCTCACCGACAAGCAGAAGGACCGACTGGCCGCGCTGTTTGCCAGCGACGCTCACGTTGAGGTCGAAGCCACGTGGGGGGTCTACCAGCGGATGAACGCCGCCTACCGCGAACCCGATCGGAGCAAGGGCCGAGAGCTGATGGTGAAGTTGATCGAGTCGGTCAGCCAGGGCGTCCCGAGCGCGTTGAGCGAGATCATCACGCTCGGCCGGACACTGAAGAAGCGAGCCACCGACGTGCTGGCCTACTTCGAACGCCCGGGCACGTCCAACGGACCGACCGAGGCCATCAACGGACGGCTCGAACACCTCCGCGGCTCCGCCCTCGGATTCCGCAACCTCACCAACTACATCGCCAGATCCCTGCTGGAAACCGGCGGCTTCAGGCCACGACTACACCCTGGATTGTGA